AATTATACACGAACTTGAATCCGACCCAaacccgaaaatcgtatcatTCATATGTACCTGAACACGATCCGTTCAACCTGAATTTTTTTTTTCCTGAAATAactatattaaaattaaaaattaagtaaaaaacacaaatgtatataacacaattatatttaaattataaaatcttatattAATTCTCTTTTTAAGTAATAATTATGGAATAAAAACATAcccatttaatttatgacataaaacatattgtaaaaaatataatatagtataaatgtgttaaacgggtcaacctgcCAACCTGCTCAGGTTGACTCGAACCGTTAACCTAAACTGGTTCGCTGGTtgaacctgaaactgacccgaacccgtttagactaaacctaaacccgcgaatttcATGTTAGGTTTGTGTCGTGTTTTCAGGTCGTGTCAGAAATTAACACCCCTGTATGGAATGCTTGATTGTCGTTTAGTTGAAATTGAGGCGAGTCGCACCACTGATCACTCTTTTGGTTGAAATAAGGACAATGAGTAGCACACTAGCACTGGCTGATCTAACGATTTATTAAAGAATTATGATTTGTAAACTATAAGACATCCCATTCAGAGCTTCAATCAACCTGTCATGTTTTATAGTTTCAAATATTATGTATTTAAGCACTATAGTTATTGGCACTTGCCGATTATTGCTTATTGCTATGAGCAATAAGGTGTTCTAATGTGGAATCCTGCACTATTTAAGCTTCCCTCCATCGAGTTGCTTCTCTTCAATAAGATCCGGCAGGAAGTTCAAAACTAAATTATTTTTATGGATTTTTTATACTATGTTTGaataaaataaatttatttattGATGGAATTGGTGTTACAGGCGGATTGGATGCATGAAGTGGTCGTACGGTGGTTGTATAACTTGGGGCAATAAAGATGCCAATATGATATCATTCTTATGTTTTTTTTCTCTTGTGCAACCCATCTTACTTCAGCATGGAAAATTATATGTTATATTATTACCTTCAACAAAAATTGGCTGTACATAGCTGCAAATCTAAAACCATTCTGGTGATTAATATTCTCACGGCACGGCACTGCCACCATCGTCGCCGCACGCCACATCAGAAACTACATCCctgtacatagccctaaactcaccaacctaagtgatatgtttctcGCCGCAACGTGCGGGCATTCCAAGTATTATATAAACACACATGTATATATGATTTTTAACGTTTTAGGCTTAAATTATGTTCTCGGCCTGTATTATCGACTCCGCTGCAACGCGGTGAGGGTTTAATCGGAGCATCAAAGTCCATCGGGTCAAGGGTTTCTACCATGATATGACGAAAGGTCAGTGATGTTGTTGTTTGGGGCGATAGCAGTGGTAGGTGGTGGAAAAATCGAAGCCTCAACAGTGGCGGCTTTAGGGTTCCTTCATGAGTCAGTCTGGAGCGGTTAGGATTCCGGCAGAGGAATCCTCAGATGGTGAAGTTGAGGTTTGGTAGTGACTATGGTGGTGATTACAGGTAGTCAGGAATGTAAGAAAAGTTGTTCTGTTGTTAAAACTGCTAAAATTGCTTGATTCTCTTATTGATTTTGGATTACGaacttattttttttatctaATGAGGCCTTTGAATTGATATCATAGTTCTATTAATATGATATATTTGCTTTATATTTATGTGATGATTTGTGCAGGACTTTTTTTGTTACGATGACAACGATTCAATGGCGGTTGAAGAAGATTCGACGGTGGTGTCAAGGTTGTGGTCGTTTTAGAATAGGGGAATTGGATATCGTTTTATGCGTGTGTAAATATTCGTTTTTTATTCAAATAACTTATATTATCATCATAAGATTATTGTTTTCATGATATTGTTTTTATGAATGATCAAGAAGGTGAAACGTTGCATTCATGATCCCGGCAGGCTGAGATAGAGGGTTGCAGGTCACCATTGCAGCAGGAACCGCCATTTGCAGTCACACCACTGGTAATCGCAGTCCATTGCCCACTTCAATAATATGtacacaaaacataacttttataTTTCTGTTCTTGAAGATATTGGTTTTACAAGATGCTTTCTTACGGTTaaaagaaagtggaactggtccAAACTTGGAAGGTTTGTTAATCTCTTTCGAAGAATTCAAACTGAGATCCGGTTTGTGGGCATATATGACAAGTTCATGAACGCCTTCTTAAATGACGTTAAAAGGCTTAAATTCGGCAATGGTTTTAGTGAAGGTGTGGCCCAGGTAATTGATAAAATATATTGACTTTAGTTTCAGCTAAACTAGCAGTAATTACAATTATATTTTTGCAGGGACCATTTATCGATGAAGCTGCTATATAGAAGGATGTGCGTTGTGGCACCAGTTAGCGCCGGGTGAGCCACGTAGGCGGCCAGGTGGCTCACGAGCACAACAACGGGGTGCCACAAGCGGTCACATGTGAGCGCTGGGGTGAGCATGGTCGCCGGGTGAGCCACGTAGTCGGTCAGGTGGCTCGCGAGACACACCAGTTAGTGCCGGGTGAACCACGTAGGCGGCCAGGTGGCTCGCGATGATTCGTGAAGCTTTCTTATCATTTTTGAAGCTCTCCTAACGTTTTAACAATAAATGGCGATTTGTGCGTAAACTTCAACAAAGCACCGACTTAGTGTTTGGGTTTGTATCTCTGGTAACCCGAATTTAGAGTTGCATTATGCAGTCATTGTTTTTATTCCTCTAATGTCTGCATCTCCcagatctttttttttttttttgcaatagaTCTTTTTTTGTTTTGCAATTACTGATAATTTTACTTGTATTGATATGCAGTTTGACTTGATTGTTCCAATAGCGCTAGAGGAAGGTGCAGACAAATCATACTCGAGAGGACTTTCTATAGCAACTTGTTGCCACCATCTCTGCCAATGGAAGCATTATATCAGTAAAACCCATATCCCGACCTTTAGTTACTTTAAGTTTGTTATATGTCTCATGAAAGTAACCCTAAATGCTTGCTGGCGTGCAGATAAAGATTTTTTTCTTAAATTTAGGGATTACGAAAGACGATTTCCATGCAATTACATGGTTTACCAGCTGGGCCGTAGATGTAGACCATAGTTCAGACGTTGCTAATACAAACACGTTATTAATTGCCCTTTTAAGATATTATGAAGTGACCGGCCTGTTACTTTATTTGAAGTGATGAATGTATTCTGTTTGTGTTTGGCAGGGAAAATGTTAAGAATATCTGTGGAGATAGAAATATGTCTGTTGCAGAGAGCGCTGCGCTAGGGTTTATGTGCAAAGATATTATTGATGCAGGGAGGTTTATGTGGCTGAGGGAATATGGACTAGAATCCAAGTTGTCAAATATttcatttagtttttttttttttttttttttggtttttctaACGGCTGGATTTTATATTAAGATTTGTTTCCCAGCTAGAAACTGATGGAACTAGATTTTGGTACTAATTTAAGATGAAACTTAGTGTCCGTTGGTTGGTTTTGGTTTTTTGTTGGTTTCGCTTCCTCTTCATTCATTCATTGCAACTTGCAAGTGATAATATCCGTTTAGTGCATCTTGTTAGTTTCAACTTTTAGCCCATTCATGTCGAACATTGATACAAGAATTAAACTTCTTTCATGTGATATGAATCTTTTTGGATAATAGAATTTTATGTGCTATGAAAGCTTATTTATATAGTTTTGATTTAGCTGTACTTCTATAACGTGCAGGGACGTGTACTATACTATATACATGATTTGAGACGGGCACTATGGTAATATCAAACTAACTGTTCacaccgccgcaacgcgcgggtctcCCACTAGTCTTCCGTGAGACAAAACTTCGGTGTCAAAGAGAGAAGGGGAAAAGATGTTGTAACTCAATTTTATGGGGATTGGTTATGCATATTCTTTAAACTTATAATCCTATTCATCTCAAAAGTTGAACTGGGTCAAAGTGTCAAACAAGCCCTATATTTATACTCTTCAATCAATCTGTTCGTCACAAAAACCAAGGGTTTCGTCGATTGAATATCACAGTTGGAAGTCAAATCTAGTCTAGATTTGCTGATAACGGTATGTTTAACCTAATCCATCGTGATCTTAATGTAAATATCTCGTGTTCTTCTATTTCAATTCGAATTCTTATTGATTTAATCGCCATAGAATCATTCTATCTCGTTCTCAGAGATCCAGTTTCCTATATTCTGATTAGATGTTATCAATCCTGTAAATTCAACGTGTTTTCGATCGATTTTGAATATTTAGAGCGAATTCTAGATCTTAATCGTTTGAAGAACTTGTTTATCGGCTGAATTGGATTCTAGGGTTTGTATTTGGAAATGGAAGTTCTTTAGTGTAGATTCAAGATTTAAGATTATAAAACTTGTTTTGcccaatttttttattaaattatcTGAAGGCATATGTATCTGTATTGAGAGCATTTAGGTTTATAGATGCATTCACTGAATCACTGGTATCTGGTATGCAATTCAAACCTCATGCGGCCTTGGTTTTAAAAATGCACTCACCGCCGCACAGTCTGATGCGTGCATTGTTCACTGGGCACACTTTGTAAGTGTGTTTTTATGTTTAAGAGTAGTAAGTATGCTATAAGTTATAAGCGTGGTTTCGTGTTTAAGACTAAGGgcctgtttgtttacctcttaatgaggtttttaatggttcagatctcttactgattcagcacttaatggttcagactgtttgtttcgtgagcagatgtctgaatggttcagacatttgcctctgaatggttaagttttatactgagtctaaatggttaagacctctaatctgaattggtcagacatttgcctctgaatagttaagcattatactgactcttaatggttcagacctcttactggttcagcacttaatggttcagacctcttactgattcagcacttaaccattcagaagttgccaaataGCCCCTAAGTATGTTTATAAGTGTGTGTGTTATAAGTATGTTTAATTTTTAGGTGTTTTATTAGTTATAAGTGTGTTTTTACGCTTATGACTAAGTATGTTTTGTAAATGTGATGTTTAAGTATTAACAATATAATAATTGTTATGTATAAttaattttttagtatttttttaaataatttttcaCATCACGCGTTAGATTTTTGGGCCAAAATTCATGTATCGCGCATTTTAAAACCTAGCTAGTGGCAAGTTGCTACGGCTGGTTTAGACTTTTGATTATTTGATTTCATTGTTGAtacattttatgttttattttgtttgCTAGATGGAGAAAGGGAAAGGAGTGATGGGAAGTCGAAAATGGGCTGTTGAATTCACCGACAACTCATCCACTCCTTCCACTCGTGACATTCCGGATCCGCCTGGTTTCACGCGTGTCCCTCATGATCAAGACGATTCTACCCTGAGTCGTCAAAAGAAAGATGCGGAAGCAAATTGGAAGTCGCAAAAAGCATGGGAAGTAGCCCAAGCACCGTTCAAGAATCTTATGATGATGGGGTTTATGATGTGGATGGCTGGAAGCACAGTGCATCTGTTTAGCATTGGTATAACGTTTTCAGCTCTTTGGCAACCGTTAAGCGCGCTGCAAGGGGTCGGGAAGGTTTTTGCGCCTTACAAAGATAGCAAAGTGGATTTACTTGCACCTAAATTACTGTTTATTGCCCTTAATTTGGGGGGTATGTTGCTTGGTGTGTGGAAGCTAAACGCTTTGGGTCTTCTGCCAACACATGCGTCGGATTGGGTTTCGTCTTTGCCTCCTGCTCGTGAGGTTGAGTATTCAGGTGGAGGTATTGCTTTACACTAAGATAGTAAGATCTATTTGTGAGCTTTAATATTTACGAATCGCTTCAATGTTTTCTGCAATAATATAGGTATCTTACACAATGTGAAAACATATCTTTATAGTACATTGTTTGAAGTTTGAACTTTATATTCTGTGAGGTTAAGAAATTGTTAGTGTAGATGTTGCATCATATCCTTCTTTATGCTCTAAATTTTATCGAGGAAAATGATAGTGAGCTTATCAGTGCAACAAAGTGTAAATGAGAGGATGATTGTGTGGTGAGTTATTATAGTTTACGGTTTAGGGTTTTAAATCGTTAGAAACAACACTGTTATTTTGGTTAACGTACCCTGTTAGGCGTAGGCACAGTCACAGAATTCTGGCCTATCATGTCTCGACAAAGAGCCAACCGGAACCCGAATGCTGCACTAGCCAGATTGCCCGACAAAGTTAGTACTGACTGCCCAGACCCAGATATGCTGCATACGTGACATACTTGTATCGTTTTGGCAGTCACGACTCACGAGCAATGTGACCTGCTTTTGGCAGTTATTGCAATTTGCAAGCTTTCTCATTGGTGCAGTCAACTGCAACGTGTGCGCGTGTGTAGCAATTGTTGCAAAGACACTATGAGGAAACATTTGGACTGATAATTATTGCCCAGTTTTATCACGGATGTGACACACGGGCTCATTTGGCACTCACTTGATGAGTAGAAGTACTGACAGTAACGTCTTAATAATAGGGGCTGATATTTTGCTTATTTTCACCAACTTTTGACTTATtaactttttgaaaagttaaaaagttgTTTGGGATTGTGAGAGAATAAGTTAATAAGTCACAATTTCTAACTTATTAACTTTTGGGAGAAGTTAATAAGGAGTTAGAAAAAGGAATCCCAAACATAGTGGCAAAATAGACTTTTTGGGTCGAGTTAGAAAAATGATCTCAAGTTGATACCGGTCGGGTAACATTAGTTCCTTTATTCCTGAAGAAAAACTCGGCTAATTGCAATCAGAAGAAGCATCATAAAGTTAAAATCGCCTGAGATTAAATCATGATCATGGGGTTGAATTCATAGGGAGCTTCCCTTAACTTGTCAATTGAGACACCATGTGTAAATCTGAAACTTCGCATTTCAGGCATTGGGAAGGGTATAAGCGGGTTTTACTAGGTTGATGTGAATGAGACAGTCGAGCTTGAGTTTAACTAAATTCAAAACTTATTCGAGCTGGATCTATGTGCATTTTAGTCCATGTATTGCCGCCATCAATTTACATGTAATCCCCTATGATTTTATAGGGGTAACAATATGAACCACTCAATAAGATGAAGGATGTTTTATCActgtatttttatttaaaaacgtACTCGAAAAAATATAATATGCGATCATTCTAATTCTGAAGTCCTAATTAGCACCGAAATCAAAACAATGTACTTCTAAAACACCGCAAGAATATTTGGTCAAATCTTATTTGGATTTAACTTGATATGCATCCTACAAAAGGGCTTGTAGCTCAATATTACAGTCTGCCAGTGGTGAAGGTTCAAGTTCAATTGTGCACAAATTAGGGTATTTAAGAGTAGGTTagtttgtcgttaaaaaaataatagagtaaactgccattttggtccctgtggtttggccagttttgccactttagtccaaatctcaaacttattacatctgagtccctgtggtttgtattttgttgccattttagtccaaatttcaaaaccagttcagatttctaaaaaaatttgattttttgtccttttctgaagggcattttggtcattttaactaTTAATAAACCCAAACACTCCTAAAACCCACTGtgcacactctctctctctctccaaacacccatctctctcttctctctctctcctctctgttgaacaccaccacccaccatgaactccaccaccaccacccatctcTCTCTGCCCAAattttttctctctctaaaaatttCTCTCCCATCATTGCTCCTTCTTTCAGccgttttcttcttcttttgcccATGAATCCATCAAATCGTGATAATTATCCTCACAATTTCCCCCCAAATCGTCCCCTTGATCCATCAAAATCATTAAACTCATCTGATTTTCAAGAATGGTAATTTGTCATTTTAGTTTGAGAATACACAAATCAACAGACCCATGCTGAGAATGCACAAATTATTCAAGATTTACTACAAACCCTCATGAATTTTGCAAATTTAATTAAAAAGAAAGAAACCCATTTACCAAAATCTTGAAATAACAACAcgcaaatataaaaaaaaaaaactaaaattaccTGAAAAGAGGCTGATAAGACGAAGAACAGGTCATATGTGATGCAAACAACATTATTTCTTCAAGAAAAGTAGAAAAGATTAAAACTTTACAAGAAAGAAGTGGTAAAACACAAGAAAAGATGCTATTGTCATGGCGGCTTCGTTGAATGGAGGGTTGGAAGAGCAGCAACAAGCGCATTTAGCTGCTGCTGTTCTGCCTATTTCTGTGGCTCCGGTTAGTTCTGTTCCGATGGAGGAGGGGTTTGCGTCGATGAAGAAGGGGAGAGGGAGACCACCTTGTTTATTAAGAAACcgaaagagaagagagagatggGTGGTGGTGGAGTTCTCTTCATCAGATCTGGGGCGGTGGCAGGTGATGCGGTAGGTGTGGTTGGGAGTGGTGCCGTCGCAGGTGGTGTTGTGTGTGGTGGTTGGGAGTGGTGCggcgggtggtggtggtggatggcaGTTGTTGGTGGTGGAAAAATGTAGAGAGTGGGGTAGAGAGAGGGGATGCAGGTTCTataattttagagagagagagagagcagagttgtttgagagagagagagggaggttgaagatgatgaagtaaatataaaggatatttatattattaaggttttttaataaatgaattgcatttaatgaaaattaaatgaccaaactaccccttcATATAAAGACAAAAAAAGGACATTAAAACAGTCAAAAATAAGAGATTTttagatttggactaaaatggcaacaaaatgcaaaccacagggacccagatgtaataagtttgagatttggactaaaatggcaaaactggccaaaccacagggaccaaaatggcagtttactcaaaataatatattcatAATACAAAGTCTCTTGTACGTTTCAACCACAACGTTCATAGCCAACTATGACAAGTTCATCGGCATACGTCAGCATTCGTCTTAAGGTCGATTGTGTCTGGCCTTGTAGTACTTTTTGCAACCCAACGTTGATACGTTGTTATACAAATACTAAATTTTTTTCAACAGGCCAacaaaaccaacatattcaaaacGTAACTCTAACTAGCAAGGAGCTAGCAATTACAACCCAAAACAGAAAACGAAACACTAAAGAACAATCGACAATAACATTTATCCATACTATCTAAATTGAACCCTTTTCCAATCCTCTCAAGGGAGGCTCCCTTTTTTTGATCTATTCTTTACCGGAAGGAAAGAAAGCATTTTCGACTCTACGACAACGTTCGCAACCAAAGGGGATTTTGCATTAAATATAGCATTATTTATAGCTCTCCAAATACTCCACATGATCGTATAGACAGTCGCTTGGAACACTTTCCTTCTATTCTTCGACCCCCCAAGCGTTTTCGTGAATATGGAAAAGGTCCCCCACATGGAAACCGAAAAACGCTTGCGATTTCCACCACTGGATGACCACTTGCCAAACCAATTGCGAGAATTGGCACCCGGTAAAAATATGTTCCGCATTATTAGACTATGGGCCCACGGCTCGGTTAGGATTCTAGGGTTACTCGTAATCCCTATATATTGTAACATACTCATTCAATAATGATCATACAGTCTTTAATAatcttacatggtatcagagccagccTAGGCTCTATACCGTTTCCGCCGTGCCACACACAAATATACAAACCCTAGCCGCCGTCACCACTTGAGAAAAACCCTAGACAGGGCGGTGTGCCGCCACTGCCGCCCTGTCCGATCTTTGTTCATTTTCGGTTTCCATTTTTTTCAGTTTTGTGTTCAAATAAAGCTTCGTCTTCGGTTCTAAATTCACCGGTCTTACGGTCTCTTACCACACAGATGATGCTACGGCTCATCTTGTTGATTTCGCATCTCCGTCAAGCCGCCCCTTGCCGTCGTGCCGCCGCCGCTCATTAGACTACGGTCTTCGCTATGCCGCCTGCAGGATTACGATCCGCTGTCGTGCCGCTACCAGCCGACGCTGCACTGTTGTATTGGTTGTCTCTTATTGGATTACGAGATCATTCAAAACCGTGTATCGAAGATTATGGATTGAAGATTGCAAGATTATGGAATTTTGACCGAAATCGAAGACAGTTTTTTAgggtttattattattttttgttttcaGTTTAAGCTTCTAGTTCCATCCGCTACGACTGCGGGGGAGTATTAGACTATGGGCCCACGGGCTCGGTTAGGTTTCTAGGGTTACTCGtaatccctatatatatattgtaacCTACTCATTCAATAATGTTCATTCAGTCTTTAATAATCTTACACGCATATTCCTAAAAGTCCCCACATAATCCGCAAAGTGGGTCTTGAACCATAATGTTCGTCTTGTAACTCTCCGCCGTCGGGAGACGATTTAACCGAGCCCTCCAAGCGATGAAACGAACTTTTTTAGGAACCCAcatgtaacaactgtcaataaaacTGGTAATTAGACTAATAATTattcaataagaaaaccctaattgagacacccaagtaatttggcataaaccctgaaattcccggaataatcggaatcaggatcagggcccctaaaactcgaggggggcaaaccctaaatGATAATTATCTAATTTAAACCGTTGCTAGATGCTGACTGGTTAAAATTATTGATTCACCAAGgctacaaccgaactcagctaggctaggaagtaggctgcaccctttacggaccgtaaaggttggtccttacggaccgtaagcagaccaggttcccttacggaccgtaaggggttaggcatacggtccgtaagcgagtcgaatttctggctataaatagccgacattggcacttaaaatgtgaagttaaaacgacgtaaaacTTCTGTGTGTACGTCGAGTTACATACAatacagttcacaacacacacacacgatcacgaggtgctgccgcaatcagggtaataactcgatcgctattacgattcaacgtccgatcgattataactatccaacaataatccgggtgctgctcaattgagcttgtactttgattattcgtcgtgatttcgacttgaatattagagtgttgttcgaattcggactatgctctgttattcgttgtgaatccgattgaattatcgagtattgcactgattaatcgttgtgagggtttaatctcgtgaattgacgtaactgctgtattagttactaacctgcctgtgtgtgcattgtgttaaactaggtttaatcaaggctaatcagtaggcttatatctattgctcgttaatctacaatgtgagtcattcttcttttaaactgttttctcacagtttgtgagtaagtttacaaaactccaagttattttcaaaggttataattatagggattaagtctatgtaatcaccatattacagccggtatgtggggttttgtatacattacttatttcccgtcacacttggacaaacgggtagccaaggggtgatctgaccacagtcacagacactattggacaaatgggctagccaatggatggtcgagtgacaaatactgtgggtagttggtttgatatcagaaacattgtaattccccttaatactg
The sequence above is drawn from the Helianthus annuus cultivar XRQ/B chromosome 12, HanXRQr2.0-SUNRISE, whole genome shotgun sequence genome and encodes:
- the LOC110894931 gene encoding ER membrane protein complex subunit 4, producing the protein MEKGKGVMGSRKWAVEFTDNSSTPSTRDIPDPPGFTRVPHDQDDSTLSRQKKDAEANWKSQKAWEVAQAPFKNLMMMGFMMWMAGSTVHLFSIGITFSALWQPLSALQGVGKVFAPYKDSKVDLLAPKLLFIALNLGGMLLGVWKLNALGLLPTHASDWVSSLPPAREVEYSGGGIALH